CAAGTATCATCGCCTGTTCATATTCCTCAAAGGATTCAGTTGCTTTTGTCAGCCACATCTTCCGTACATACCACTTCCCGTTCTTGTGATATCTAATTACGTGTATCATAACCATCCTTCCTTAAGATTTTTCTAATAAATGTCTGACCTTTTGGAGTGACTTTAGTTGTTAATCTTAGTTTAATCTCACCATGGGCGGTATAATGTGATACAACACATTCAAAATATCCCCGATCCATGTACCTCTGGTACGGCTCATTATTGTGCATAAGGATACTTTTATATCGAAGATACTTAAAAAGTTTCATTTCCCCCATACCCTTTACCTTAAGTACCTGAGCAACCTCATACATATATACAGAGTCTTTACTTCCGGTAATTGCGTCATAGAACTCTATCTTAGGTGCTGATATTTCAAGCTCTTTCCCGGGCTTTTTATTGTTACGCTCTTCCTTAAGGGCAGTAAAGAGCCTTATGCCTAATTCTGGATCGTCTATGATTTTATCTATCATTTTATCAGTGGCATACACACAAGTATTTCTAATAGATGGCAGTACCTCCTCATATATCCATTCCTCAAAATCTATAGAACTCTCCAATCTTGTACTTGATATAAGCCGTAATAAATTACGCTCACTTATATACGTGACAAGTTGGTTATCTCCCGCTATAATGATATTTACCTTTCTTACTCCATCTTGAATGCAATGATCCCGGATAGCTTTTCCGGGGTTCTTATATCCAAGAGCATAACCGGTCTGATCTCCTCTAAAATAAATATCACCATCAACTACAATTGTATCAATGTTATACATGCCATTAGTGTATGTTTTAATATCCATAATTCCTCCTTGAATTAAAAGGGTAGGACTTTTTGTCCCACCCTTTAACACTGACTCTACTTACTACCATTTCTTTATCCATATCTTGTTTTATGGAATTCTCCTTCAACCCACTTTCAATAGCATCAATTACCCAGTCCCTGGTCACGCTTGTACCACTAGTCTGCTGGCAATCCAAGTTCGATATGAGAGTATATTGTTTTGGGTTACTCCAACACACTTTGCCAGTTCCTGGGGGGTATAGTATTTTGTGCTGTGGATGTTTCTGTTTTTCGTTTTTCTTAGCCATGATTACCCTCCAGTAGTCCTTCTGCTTTACTATTAAGTTCATCACTTGTAGTGACTTCGATAATATTTCCTTCAAGCCACTCTTCTAATACCTGTTCATCAAATCTTAACCTACCGAATACCTTCTTATGGGGTATTTGCCTTGTCATCGTTAGCTTATATAGCTTGCTAACGGAAAGTCCCAGCAATTCTGCTGCTTCCTGTGAATTCAATAATCTTCTCATATTATCTCCTGTGTTTTATGAAATCTATAATAGCAGATACTGTTCCAAGCCAATTTGAACCTATAACTTACAGTAATACAACAAGATACAACTCTAGCAAAAAGTTGGAACTAAAGATTTTATTTAGTTTTTTACTTTAATTACAAGACCTGATATAGGGATAAATTACTATATTTCTTGACATTACAATGAATAAAGAAAATCTTTAGTATATAAAAGAAAATTTTATGGAGTTCCTATGGGTAAAAATTTAATTATTCTCTCAAAGATTAATCATGAACAACAAGATTTTATATCTAAACCTCAGCTTAATGGTTGGAGCTATCAAACAGATAATTACTTCAAGCGACTTCCGGACTATTGGAAATTCAGGTCACGATATTGCCTTATAAATAATACTCCTGAAATAACTTCAAAATATGATAACATAATTGTTCTTCAGTACACTACCAATCAATCCATTCCTGGCAATTACAATAAATATCTTAGGAAAGCATATGATAAAATAAGAAATCTAGATGAAGACACATTTAATAAACGGTATGATCTGACAAATACTGAATTCCCTTTTAAATTTTTAGATCAACCTGAAGCAGAGCAATATATAGAGGAACTAAGTATTGATTTTAATAAATTTAAGTATTCTTTTCTTAGTAATATTCCTGATGATGAACTAGAAATTAGCGCAATGTTCAATGATATTTTTAATAAGTATGCCACTTTGGAGAAATCTGGAATGGTGAATGACACACATTTTATTGTGAATAAAGACTATACTAAAGTGTCCATAAGGTATAGCCTGGAGGCAGCAAAATTCGGTACAACTTTCAATTATATAAATGAATATTCCGGCAAAAACAAACTTATCGAAGATGATACTCATGCTAATTTTGCTCATTTACTTAGTTGTAAATCCGTTAACAGTATATCCAGCATTTCTTTACCTGATCTTAGGGAAAAAGCTGATAAGCTTGGCATATTTCCACCCAAAGATGTAACTTACGAGCTTAGGTATTTTATAGCAGCCATTTCTATTTATTATGGTAAAGGAATCCTTGTTACAGGGGAGACTGGAGTAGGAAAAAACTACTTCATTAATATGGTTCTGGATAGCTTGAAAGTAGTTCAAGATAAGATAATAACCATCAATGTGAGTAATGATAGTAACTTATTCGAGACAAATTTCTTTGGCCATAAAAAGGGGACATTCACAGATGCAATGTATGAAAGGGCTGGATATTTAGAAAGCTTCAGAAATGGTTTTATAATCTTAGATGAAGTAGGGGATATCCCTATTGCATCTCAACCAAAATTTCTTCAATTTCTTCAAGATGGAAAATATATAAAACTGGGTACTGATGTGCAAAGTAAATCAAATGCAAAATTTATTTTTGCTACAAACCGTGATCTTAACGAAATGGTTAAAAAGGGTTCTTTCAGGAAAGACTTGTATTATAGAATAAATCAAGAAGAAATTACACTGGAACCTTTTAGTGAATTGGCTTTGAAAACTAGAAACGCAATTATCGATAATTTAGTTGATACTATTAATAAGGAATTGGCTGATAAATCAAATAATAATAATCTAGCCGCACTTTCCCCTACACTATGGGATGATATAGAACTCTCTCCTGAAGCAAAAGAGATTATTTCGACTCTATATTGGCCAGGTAATATTCGTCAATTGAAGCAATCTTTAGAAAATATATTCATCAAGAGCTCTGCAAAAATATTAACTGGGAATGAATTAAATAAATATATTATCCTTAAGAATGAAGAATTGATTATCGATTGTCCTGAGGACAAATTACAACAAGCAAAACTTGAGTATAGGAAGAAAATGAAGGAAATCATTGAAGACGCATTGGAGAAGTATGATACAAAAAAAGAAGCTGCCGAAATGTTAGGATTTAATTCAACTCAAACAATGCTTAACAGGATCAATACACTAAATAAAACTCTTAAGTAAGTCATAATTGCGCATAATCTGGACACTTTTCTGGACAACTTGGGAAATCTAAAAACGTGTAATTTATTGTAATATATAAAGATATGGTGGACATGGCGGGCTCGAATCCCTGACTCTCCGCCATTATATAGCTTTAAGTGTTATTTAGTAACGGTTTACGTGATTAATATTTGTGTAATATTGGCCATGTGACCAAAAAGAGTACACTTTTCTGAAAAGGAGAGAAAAATGAAATTGAAAAGAGCAATTATTACTATAAGCCTCATATTGCTTATATCCCTGGCATTTAGCCAGGATAATCCTTATCCAGAAAACCAGGAAATTAAGCTACGAAACTCAATTGGAAGCACTCTATTCCTCGTGGGTAATTTCGCACCCGGAGATCCACCGAATTTTTATCAATTGAATTACGGATACCGGCTTAACCAGAAAAGCAACATAGTGGTTGAAGCAATCACATGGACTGTTTATGAACCTATAGGTACATATGAATCTTCGGATGAATTTTATCCAGGTAAGCTCAGATCATACGGTATTGGGGTTGGTTATCAGCGATTCTGGTGGAAAAACTCATATACAACGGTTCAGGCAACACCCTTTCTGCTGCAATTTATTGATCCACAAAATGAAGAGATCCAAAAGGGTTTTCAGTTGTATCTTCAACTCCGACTCGGTTACCGTTTAGAATTTTTCAAACAGAACTGGTTCTTGGAGCCTTCTATATCATTCAACTATTGGCCCATTTATACTAATTTTCCCACAGATTTTGAAGAAGTAGAAGACGGCGCACCAAATTATTTCTTATTTGAACCCGGGCTTCATTTCGGGTATCAATTCTAAATAAAACAAAAAGAAGAGGTACAATGAGTTTTTTTAAAAAGAAAATCAAACGCTTCCCTTTGGGAATTTGGATTGCATTGATCGCTTTAGTTTTAATCTTTTTCGCCTGGCTCATGCAGAGTTATTCACTATTAGATTGGGAAGGTGCAATCGAACTAGGCGTTCAGGATGAGAGCTTCAATGGGAATGCAGCTGAACACGCTTTAGCAGATGTAGAAAGAGGAATTGCGATTGCAGATATCATTTGGGTGTTACCACTTACGATTATTGCATTTATTGGTCTTTGGAAGAAAAGGTTTATTGGTTTCGCTGCTGCTTTGATGGTGTTTGCAATTTGTGTTTATTTCCCTCTGTTCTACGTTTTTCGCGATAGCATGAATCCTGAAACTAAATTAGCTGCTATTTTGCTTTGGGCAGTTCCTTCAATTTTAGCAATAATTGGTCTGTGGGCTAATAGAATGTATTTCGAAAGGAGATAGTTAATATGATCAAACCAACAATTATCACTTGGATAATTGCCATCTTTGGAGCAATCACATTTTTACCACTAATGGTTGCTCAACTGCTAATGCTGATCAAGCCACAAGATCATAAAACCAAAGATCTGTTAATCGGAAAGGGTGAAGATTGGCGTGATAGAACACACTTCAAATCTGCATTGGCTTTTGCCTGGGCTGACTGGTTAGTTATTTTACCGCTTTTGATTATTGGTCACTTTGGGGTACTTTCTGGCCAATTGTGGGGTTACACTATCTGGTTTGCTTTGGGTACGATTTCAGTTTATTTCAGTATTGTCTTTTGGGTAATGGAAAAAGAATACACCTATCCATCCTGTGGTCGGTTTGCTTATTACACTTACTTCTGGGGATTTTTTCTTTATTGGGGAATTGCTGCGATCATCCATTCAGGAATTCAAATCTTATAAAATTTTATTATAGAAATCATGACAATAAGCTCATCATTATTGAAATCCATTTTTAACTGTACATAACCAATTATAGTTATGGCCAATTATATGCAATAACCTTGGATCGAGTAATTATTACACAACTTATAGATATTTCGGAACAATCTCTATATTTATCCCCTTAACCAATAACCATACTCCGATTGTTAATTCAAAGGGGAAGTTTGGCATGAAAACAGCTATGGGTACGTCATAACCAAATAGCATGATCAAAGTTCCAAAGAATGCCAGAGGTGCTGCAATAAGCCCCCAGATTGACAGAAATTTTGGCAGATATCCTGATCTGTGGAAAAGATAATAAAAAAGTGTGGCTCCTAAACTAAAGAACAGCATGTGCATAGTATAACCAAATTCCTGGGCTTCATAACATAGATTTGCCAGAGTCTGCAAACTTGCAGGATATCCAGAGGTGACCGATTCTTTACTGAGTTGTAATAAAGCATAAACCGGAATCCTGCTGATTGCCAGAATTGCCGCTTCCACAATGTAAAGTCCCATACCGATCAGAGCAATATCTCTGTTAATGCTTTTCAAAATAGCATACATCAAAACGCCCAGCATGACGATTCCGATGGCTGTGAACATCTCCCCCGTTATGCTACCCAGTAACTGCATTTGATTTTCAGAAATATTACGCATACTTGCGAATGGGCATAGCCCTTCGCAATGTTAGCTGCCGTGCAAGAATTATTACTCCCATATCGCGATCATCCTATGTTTTCATTTTTTTGATACCAGATTGTAAATAACTGGAGTTTTATATTTCCATTTTTCCCAAAGTTCCTTGTCTTTTAGTAGACTTACCATAAAATCCGCAACATTAATTCTGCTTGTTTTGCCGGCATCAAATATTGGACTTCTTAGTGGTGAAGGATAAACTGCATATTCTGATACTTCAATTTCATTTACTAATGTATCAGGTCTTACCGCAATCCATTCAATATGTTTATTACTTATACCTACTGTGTCGATTAAATATCCTAATGCTAATTCATTGTCTCGTTGTGGTGGTAATAAGAATCTCATAATCTTCATTACAAAATTCTCATTTTGTTTAAACTTCTCATTCTGTAATTTATTGATACAAGCTGTAGTATTCATCAATACTATTTTTATGGTTTTGTTTTTGCTAATTTCATTAATATTGTTAACAATTTTTATTAAAGCATCAACTACGAGGGTATATGGTTTTCCAAATATTCCCTTAAATGAAATATTATGTCCCAGACAAGATATTACAGCATCTACTTCATATAAATATTGTTTCAACTTTTGATTATCTATTTCTAATATACTGGCTTTTAGGACCTCTATATGCTCGCTATTTTTTATAGAATCAAATTTTTCTGTATTTCTTGTTAATGCTTTAACATCAATACCTTGTCTTAATAACTGAGTAACAACATTAAAACCTGTAACTCCATTGGCACCTAATACTAAGATTTTCATATAATTTTTTTCCTTTTTATGTTTTATATCGACACTACGATTTACATATTTTCTTGCATGACGGCTAATGTATGCATGACACACCAATTTTTCCAGCTCCTAATAAGTGTTTATCAAAACTAAGTCCACAATCTTAATTAAAAGCTTCATTTGTCAATCTTAGATATATACAAAGAAGTAAAAATTGTTTCTCAAAATACCTAAACTTAATCTTTATAATCTATATTTTTTAAAACCAGAAAACTGTGTGTATTCCCGGACCTTTCAAATACGTGTCACCTATTTCATTCCAGCTGTAACCAAGGTTTAGTTCCAGCCTTTTATAGAAATACCCGAAAAATATAGCGAAGTCGTTATTATAGGCAACTTTTTCCCCTTTCTTGAAGTTATATCCAGTGAGTTTATATTCTAAATCCAGATGTAAGGGTTTACTAAATAATTCAACCTGATATTTGTAATCTATCCCATCATGTTTTGAATCTGTTTCAAAGTGAGTATAGCCAAATCCTGATCGAAAGTTAATGAAATTATTCTGAGCAAAAGTAAATAACAACATGGAGTCAAAACATTTGATATCTTTTTCTTCCTTTCCTAAATTATAATTTAAATATGATGGTTCCAAGGCTAATCTGCAATACCTGAAAGATGTATTTATTTGATAATCGGTAATATCTTCGTCAATATAATGAGTTGAAAAAGATAAATTTGCCATCCATTCTCGTCCAACTTCATCCAAAAATCCATTACTATCTTCAAAGGGATAGTTTTGATAATAGTATTTATCTGGATAATCCTCTTCAAGTATGGAAGCTGGAATATAATAAGGTGAAGCAAGAATTACTAATGCTAATGCAACAATAAATGCGGCGATGATAAGTCCGCCTTGATCCTCTTCATCGTCTTCATCAAAATCTCTTACTCGCATTATTCTATCTGTGATAATTCTATTTCCCAGATAATACTTTCCAGCAAAATTCTGCTTCCAGTTGGAATATTTATAATTTTCCCCAGTATTAACGGTATTGATATTCTGGCAATATATTAATATGTTTGGAAAAAGTATTAACAAAGATAATAATATCCTGATCAATAATTTATTATTGCTTTTCATCTTACCTCCAATTTAAAAAATATTTTTTCTTCTTATCCGGTTTACAGGTAACAATATAAGATACATCATTGGCATCTATATCATTTCCAGATTATCCTGGCAGAAAAAGTGATTATATGAACAAATATATTCTCAACTTCATCACCATCATAATGAAAATATTGAACTATTAATTTTGCCCCTTTTTATCTATCTGGTATTTCCTTAAACTTAACTAATTCATATTTTACAATAAAAACCTGATCATTTCTGGCAATTGTTTCTTCAATTGATAAAGTAGGATAAAATGTGATAGATTCCTTATCATTCACCAATAGATAAATTGGAGTCAATTCACCTAATTTTAATACTGGATTATCAAATGGCTTACCATGTGAATAACCGTGTTTGAATAAATTCAATTGAGTACTCGCTAACCCTTTCATTTTAAGTGGATCACAAGTATATAAGGTTGATATCTTCACCTTAGTATCTTCCTTTATGATAAATAAAGTGCATCTTTCAAGTTTACAATCGCTTTGTCCAATCGTTGAAATATGCAAGATATCAACCAGCTTACCTTTTTTATATGTTTCAACATAAAATGCAATACCATAACCTGATTCCATATCACACAAAAACCTGTACTCTTCCAATCCTAATTGTTCAAAGGCATCAGCAATCTCTTCATATGATAATGGTGTACTAACGGTTTCCAGAGTAAACTCATTATTCTGAGCATTTAGCAAAGAAGCTGACAGAAATAAAATAATAATAAATAACTTATTAGACATTTACCACCCCCTGTAAATTAAATCTAAACAATAAATATACTTTTATAATAAATAGGCAAGAAAAAAATAGAAATTAATAACATTTAGCCCGATATAAGCGGTTCTGTATTATTTTTATTCTTAATTTATATTCTATAAAATTGCTATGTATGTCATATAAAATAATTCTTTAACTGGCATTTCAGACAAACAAAATCCACACTGTCCACTTTGTCCACTACGTCCATCCCGTCCACTTCGTCCACTCCGTTTACACAAATCCCCATCCAGCAGTCCTCCGGACTAAACGTATTTCGCACCTGACTTGTTACTTTTAAATTTGGTAACAGGTAATATATTTTATTGACTATAATTCCCAGTTCATTACTTCTTACAGCATAAGATATTGATTAACATGATCAGTAATCTGGTTGGGCAATAGCCAGAAATTTGAAGCACTGAATGATGATGAGCTTCAACATTAAAATTCAGGTTAATAGATTGCTATGATCAAAGGATGTTAAATGCTCCCAAAGGTCTCTATCATTATCCCCGTGTATAATGAACCCGGAATCAATGCTGTGATCAGCAATGTGATGGTACAAAATTATCCTGACTATGAAATACTTGTAATTGATGGTGAAGAATCGGGAAGAACCCTTGGGTTAATCGATAACAAGTCTATCAAGAAATATATTTCCCCACCCGGAAGAGCCAATCAGATGAATTTTGGAGCAGAAAAGGCATCTGGTGATATTCTTCTATTTTTGCATGCAGATACTATTTTGCCTGCTGGAGCTTTAGATAAAGTCTCAGGAATAATAACTGCCGGATACAAAGCAGGCAGTTTTAATCTTCAGATAGACAGCAACAATTTTCTCCTGCGAGAGATCATTTCCAGAACCAGTTCCCTAAGAAGCAGGATCACTCGCCTGCCTTATGGAGATCAGGCATTATTTTTCAGGAGCGAATTCTTTAGAATAATTGGTGGTTTCCCTGCCTTGCCATTGATGGAAGATATTGCCATAATGCAGATCATCAGGAGATTACATAAGAAGATATTTATCCTGCGGGATAGAGTGAAGACTTCAGACAGGCGCTGGCAGGATGAAGGCATGTTTTATGTAATGCTGCGTAATCCTATACTTGCGACACTTTTTATACTTGGAGTTCCTCCTGAGAAATTGAGAAAGTATTACCAATAGAAACATTATGAATTATACTATTATTAAGCATATAAATAAATAAGCTTTTAGGAGGGATCATGGGAGCATATTACAAATCAGAAGATCTTAAGAAGTTTGGCAGCATTACAAGGGTCAATAAAGAACTGGGAGAAAAGTTTTTTGAATATTATGGAAAGGCAATGGCTGCTGGTGCGTTAAGTGAACGGGAAAAAGCTCTAATTGCACTTGCAGTGGCTCACGTTTTGCATTGTCCATATTGCATAGATGCCTATACACAGGCCTGTCTGGAAAAAGGTGCAGATGAAGAACAGATGAATGAAGCCGTACACGTGGGAGCCGCAATGTCGGCGGGTGTTGCCCTGGTTCACAGTACCCAGATGATGAATAAGATTGATGAAACTCTGATATAGTATGAATATAGAATCTCAATTAAAATATTTAGAAGAATCTTCAAACGGGTTTGAACAGACACTATCTAAGCATGAAAAATCAGTATTGCCTTTAAAAGCAATCAGCCTTAAAACATTTCAAGTAAATATAGGGCGGAAATGCAATCAGGCCTGTCGTCACTGTCATGTAAATTCATCTCCGGAATCCACTCTTGAAATGACTTTGGATACGGTTGAGATGTGCCTTGATGTGATCAGGAATGTGCCAGAAATTGAAACCCTTGATCTTACGGGTGGAGCACCGGAAATGAATGCCCATTTCTGTTATTTTGTAACGGAAGCCATAAAAGCAGGAAAACATGTAATTGACCGCTGTAACCTTACAATACTGGAAGAACCCGGTTATGAATATCTCTATGAATTTCTGGCAGCCAATCAAGTGGAAATTGTAGCATCATTACCCCACTTTCGGCCATCTGGTACAGATCGTCAGCGCGGAAGTGGTATTTATGACAAATCTATCATTGCGCTTCAGAAACTTAACAAATTGGGTTATGGTAAAACTTTGCCATTAAACCTGGTATATAACCCCACTGGAATTTTTATCAGTTCTTCACAGGAGCAACTTGAAATGGAGTATAAAAAGCATCTTTTTGATACTCATGGGATTGTCTTTAATAAGCTATATTGCATTAACAATGTTCCGATAAATCGTTTCCTTGAGAGCTTGATCAAGATTGATAAATTTGATGAATACATGGAAATTCTGGTAGATTCTTTCAATTTTTGTACCATTGATAATCTGATGTGCCGATATCAGATATCTGTAGGGTATGACGGTAATTTGTATGATTGCGATTTCAACCAGATGCTGGAACTGCAATCTCAACCTATAGGTCATATCAGTAAGTTTGATGCCGCAAGAATTAAGAATCGTAAAATCCGACTTGCAAATCACTGTTTTGCCTGCACAGCAGGATCAGGATCCAGCTGAGGCGGGGAACTAATGGAATAGTTATTCCATTTGTTAACTGCATGATGTTCAAGAATAGGATTATCTTCTTTGTCAAAGCTCCTCAGCACAGCAAAGTAAAAACACGACTGGCTGCAGCTATAGGTCAGGAAAAGGCATTAAATATCTATATACTTTTACTTAAACATTCCTGGAAAGTCCTCAAAAATACCGCCATTGAAATTCTGGTTGCTTATACTCCCCCTGGTAATTTGCCTTTAATGCAGAAATTATTAGGAGCTGATTGTAGTTATTTGCCCCAAAAGGGAGATGACATAGGCTCTCGCATGGCAAATGCATTTCAGCAGGTTTTTGAGAATGTTACAGAGAGATCTTTGCTTATTGGCAGCGATCTTCCTTGTCTTGATGAAGAAACTATAACAAAAGCTTTTGATGCACTTGCAAACCATGAAGTGGTACTGGGACCTTCAAGTGATGGAGGATATTATCTTATCGGGTTTCAAAAAAAGAGTTTTACCAAAAATGTTTTCGATGAAATAGCCTGGAGCTCAAGCCGGGTTTATAATCAAACGGTTTCCCGGATAAAGGAATTGAATTTATCATTATTCGTATTACCGATAATGCATGATATTGATACTTTGGGCGATCTGAAAACCTATATAGGTAGTGAGGGAAATAGCCCCTTGAAAGATTCCATATTAAGCGTTATGGAAGGAGAAAATCTATGAAAAATATATTATTATTGTTACTGCTCGTGTTTACACTTTTCTTAAATGCCCAGCAGGATATCTATGATAAATGGGATGCAATCTTAAAAGATGACGTAATCGCCATCCAGAGGCAGGGTATACAATTTAATGCAATTGATTATGAGCGTGTGCAGAATGATCCTAATTTTCAGGAAGTAGTCTCTTTGCTGGGAACATTTGATCCTGCATTATTACCAGATAAAAATTCACGTTTGGCTTTTTGGGTAAATGCCTATAACATCGCCGCAGTGAAGATGATCATTGATCATGATATTTCCGGCAGCATTAAGGATATTGGAAATCTTTTTAAACCCGTCTGGGATTACGAAGCGATACTGATCGGAGAAAAATATTATACTCTTAATGAGATCGAGCATGAAATCCTCCGTCCCATGAAACAGCCACTGATGCATTTTGCCATTGTCTGCGCATCACTTTCCTGCCCTGATCTAATGATCGGTGCTTATTATCCGGAAACAATTATCTCTCAAATGGAGCAGAATACTCGTAAGTTTCTCAGAAATGAGACTAAAGGCATGACAATTGATAGCAAAAATACCGTTTATCTTTCCAAGATATTCAAGTGGTTTGAACCTGATTTCAGTGAAGGTATTTCTGAATTTATTAGTACTTATTCAAAACAGGATATCAGTAGATATAAGATCAAGTATTTGAAATATGACTGGCGGGTTAATTCCCTAAAACCAGGGAGCTAAAAATGAAATATGATTATCACATAATTGTAATTGGTGCTGGAAGTGCAGGTTTAACTATTGCCTCCGGTGCTGCCGGACTTGGCGCAAATGTTGCCTTGCTGGAAAACCATAAAATGGGCGGTGACTGCCTTAATTACGGCTGCGTACCCAGTAAAACTTTCCTGCGCTCAGCACATCTGGCAAAAGATATCTCCAGAGCAGCGGAATTTGCTCTGGATGCCAATCTAAATATTCCTGACCTGAAAGCTGTAATGCGAAGGGTAAAAAAGGTGATTGCCGAAATTGAACCTCATGACTCCCGGGAGCGCTATGAATCACTTGGTGTAAAGGTCTTTATGGGTGAAAGCTCATTGATTGATAATCACACAGTAAAAACAGGTGATAAAACAATTACAGGTAAGAAAATCGTGATCGCCACAGGTTCAAAAGCCCGAATTCCTGATTTACCGGGTTTAAATGAGGTCTCCTATCTCACAAACAAAACGATTTTTGATCTGGAAAAATTGCCCACACACCTTATGATTATTGGTGGTGGTCCCATTGGCCTGGAGTTGGGTCAGGGTTTTAGGCATCTGGGTTCACGAGTTACGATAATTGACCGCAATGAGCACTTATTTCCCAAAGATGATCCCGAAGTGTGGGATGTTATGAAAAAAGTCCTCCAGGATGATGGCGTGGAGCTTCTATTGCAGAGCAAAGTGAATGCTGTATCGCAAAAAGATAAAGAAATTACCATTGAGATCAAGACTTCAAAAGGTATTGAATTTATAAGTGGTGATGCTCTGCTGGTTTCATCCGGCAGGATTCCTGATACGGAAGGTTTAGGTCTTGCCAATATAGGCATCAAA
This window of the Candidatus Stygibacter australis genome carries:
- a CDS encoding TIGR04282 family arsenosugar biosynthesis glycosyltransferase; translation: MMFKNRIIFFVKAPQHSKVKTRLAAAIGQEKALNIYILLLKHSWKVLKNTAIEILVAYTPPGNLPLMQKLLGADCSYLPQKGDDIGSRMANAFQQVFENVTERSLLIGSDLPCLDEETITKAFDALANHEVVLGPSSDGGYYLIGFQKKSFTKNVFDEIAWSSSRVYNQTVSRIKELNLSLFVLPIMHDIDTLGDLKTYIGSEGNSPLKDSILSVMEGENL
- a CDS encoding DUF547 domain-containing protein — translated: MKNILLLLLLVFTLFLNAQQDIYDKWDAILKDDVIAIQRQGIQFNAIDYERVQNDPNFQEVVSLLGTFDPALLPDKNSRLAFWVNAYNIAAVKMIIDHDISGSIKDIGNLFKPVWDYEAILIGEKYYTLNEIEHEILRPMKQPLMHFAIVCASLSCPDLMIGAYYPETIISQMEQNTRKFLRNETKGMTIDSKNTVYLSKIFKWFEPDFSEGISEFISTYSKQDISRYKIKYLKYDWRVNSLKPGS
- a CDS encoding FAD-dependent oxidoreductase, with translation MKYDYHIIVIGAGSAGLTIASGAAGLGANVALLENHKMGGDCLNYGCVPSKTFLRSAHLAKDISRAAEFALDANLNIPDLKAVMRRVKKVIAEIEPHDSRERYESLGVKVFMGESSLIDNHTVKTGDKTITGKKIVIATGSKARIPDLPGLNEVSYLTNKTIFDLEKLPTHLMIIGGGPIGLELGQGFRHLGSRVTIIDRNEHLFPKDDPEVWDVMKKVLQDDGVELLLQSKVNAVSQKDKEITIEIKTSKGIEFISGDALLVSSGRIPDTEGLGLANIGIKTDKRGYIITDRSMRTSTKNIFAAGDVTGPFQFTHMAGYQGGKVVPNALMNLRQKANYNIVPWTTYTKPEVAHVGYTEPWAKKLGIFKESIISQLNENDRAKSENDRAGFLKLILGKKGKIIGATLVSEKAGEMIPLASMAITKGMKASAFASLIFSYPTEAEIFQRLSFNYLKRSLKPWMKNLIKSLFL